CATCGGCGAGGCCTCGCCGTGCGGCGACGATCTCGAGTACGACGCGGACTTCATGACGCTGGTCTCGGCCGCGCAGGGAAAGCCCGAGCAGCAGTTCGGCGACACCGTGATCCCCGCGGTCGAACCCGAGTGGCGCGAAGTGGGCGAACGGGCCGACGGCATCCTGCGCCGCAGCAAGGACGTGCGCGCCGCGGTGCTGCTGCTGCGCGCATCCACCCGCATGCAGGGCGTGGAAGGCTTCGCCGCCGGGCTGCGCCTGCTCAACGGATTGCTCGACACATTCTGGGACGGCATACATCCAAAGCTGGATGCCGACGACGACAACGACCCGACGATGCGCCTGAACGCGCTCGCGCCGCTGACCGACGAGAGCATGGGCCTGCGCGACCTCTACGAGGCGCAGATCGGCATCGCGCGCGGCGTGGGCCCGATCCGTGTGCGCGACATTGCCATTGCCCACAACACGCTCACCGCCGTCGGCGGCGAGGCCGCCTACTCCGCAGCGCAGGTGCATGGCGG
This is a stretch of genomic DNA from Variovorax paradoxus. It encodes these proteins:
- the tssA gene encoding type VI secretion system protein TssA, translating into MLTNELAATLLAPIGEASPCGDDLEYDADFMTLVSAAQGKPEQQFGDTVIPAVEPEWREVGERADGILRRSKDVRAAVLLLRASTRMQGVEGFAAGLRLLNGLLDTFWDGIHPKLDADDDNDPTMRLNALAPLTDESMGLRDLYEAQIGIARGVGPIRVRDIAIAHNTLTAVGGEAAYSAAQVHGGLEAIQAERPEAIQAALGVPALVEQLKKLVADHTGRADAVDLEPLRTIARVLQKACAAASGAPADAASDASGDTAADAQANGSAAARPAAARGEIQNRQDAVQMLDRVIRYLEQAEPGNPAPLLIERAKKLIGVSFLEIMANLAPNAMDTIETVTGRRPSE